One Novosphingobium sp. 9U genomic window, CCTCCCCGAATCGGGGAGGACAAGGGATCCCTCGCGCCCAAAGCCTCAGTCCGCCTTGCGCATGATCAGGCTGGCGTTGGTGCCGCCAAAGCCGAAGCTGTTGTTCAGCACCGCGCGCACTTCGCGCTTCTTGGCGGTGTGCGGCACCAGGTCGACGCCCAGGCAGCTCTCGCTCGGATTGTCGAGGTTGAGCGTCGGCGGCACGATCTGGTCGCGCAGAGCCAGGATGCAGAAGATCGATTCGACTGCGCCCGCGCCGCCAAGCAAGTGGCCGATCGCCGACTTGGTCGAGCTCATCGACACCTTGCCGATGGCATCGCCGAACAGGCGGCGCACTGCGCCCAGTTCCAGCTCATCGCCCAGCGGCGTCGAGGTGCCGTGGGCGTTGATGTAGTCGATGTCGTCCGGCGTCAGGCCCGCCTTCTTCAGCGCCATCGCCATCGACCGGTACGCGCCCGAGCCTTCGGGATGCGGCGCGGTGACGTGATAGGCGTCGCCCGAAAGGCCATAGCCGATCACTTCGGCGTAGATCTTCGCGCCGCGTGCCTTGGCGTGCTCGTACTCCTCCAGCACGACGACGCCCGCGCCTTCACCCATGACGAAGCCGTCGCGGGCCTGGTCGTAGGGGCGGCTGGCCTTCTCGGGCTCGTCGTTGAAGTTGGTCGACAGCGCACGCGCCTGCGCGAAACCGGCGATGCCGATCGGGCAGACGGTGCCCTCGGCGCCGCCCGCCAGCATGATGTCGGCGTCGCCGTCCTTGATCATGCGCGCGGCGTCGCCGATCGAGTGCGCGCCGGTCGAGCAAGCGGTGACCACAGCGTGGTTCGGGCCCATCAAGCCGTACTTGATCGAGACCTGACCCGAGATCAGGTTGATCAGGCGCCCATGCACGAAGTGCGGGCTGACCCGCGCCGGGCCCTTGTTGGCGAGCACCAGCGATTCGCTCTCGATGCCCGGGAGCCCACCGATGCCCGATCCGATCGAGCAGCCGGCCATGAGGCGCGTCGCTTCATCCATGTCGGTGAGGCCCGCGTCCTCGATCGCCTGCCCTGCGGCATCGATGCCGTAGATGATGAAGGGATCGACCTGGCGCTGCACCTTGTGATCGACACGCTTGTTCGGGTCGAAGCCATACTCGTGGTCGGCCGGCTTCACCTCGCAGGCGATGCGGCACTTCTGGTCGGACGCATCGAACTTCGTGATCGGTCCGGCGCCGGACTTGCCGGCCAGGATGTTGGCCCACACGGTTTCCACATCTGCCCCGAGCGGGGTGACGAGACCAAGGCCGGTTACGACGACGCGACGCATGCAACTCTCCGGTATAACGATAGGCCGGTATCACGATAGGGCCGGTAAAAACGGATTTGGCCGTGGAAACTTCTC contains:
- the fabF gene encoding beta-ketoacyl-ACP synthase II, which produces MRRVVVTGLGLVTPLGADVETVWANILAGKSGAGPITKFDASDQKCRIACEVKPADHEYGFDPNKRVDHKVQRQVDPFIIYGIDAAGQAIEDAGLTDMDEATRLMAGCSIGSGIGGLPGIESESLVLANKGPARVSPHFVHGRLINLISGQVSIKYGLMGPNHAVVTACSTGAHSIGDAARMIKDGDADIMLAGGAEGTVCPIGIAGFAQARALSTNFNDEPEKASRPYDQARDGFVMGEGAGVVVLEEYEHAKARGAKIYAEVIGYGLSGDAYHVTAPHPEGSGAYRSMAMALKKAGLTPDDIDYINAHGTSTPLGDELELGAVRRLFGDAIGKVSMSSTKSAIGHLLGGAGAVESIFCILALRDQIVPPTLNLDNPSESCLGVDLVPHTAKKREVRAVLNNSFGFGGTNASLIMRKAD